The Brassica napus cultivar Da-Ae chromosome C7, Da-Ae, whole genome shotgun sequence genomic interval GGCTCCGGTTTGATAATTCAGATTTTCCTGAGAAACCATAACCAAACCAGGAAGCTGGTTATCTCCAAAACAATCCCAAGCATCCTCAAAAGATGGCATGAAATCTTCATTTTCAATTTGGCTTGTGAAAACATGTGGATCAATAGCATTCAATTGTCCAGCAGCCTGCTCCGGTTTAGGATTCACTGGATTGGTTTTGATATTATTGGCTACCGGTTTAGTATCCAGTGAGTTGGTATTGAAGCTATTGGTGTTTGGCATGGCTTTGGGGGTTATGATTTGGAGCATTTTATGAATCAATTGGAGTTTGAGAAGATCTTCCACAGCAATGTTGTTGTTGAAGAGAGTATTGTTACCAAACTGGCCGTTGCCAATAGCCGCCGCAAGCATTTGAGAAACGTCGAGGATAGGGCTAAGATCGTTGGTTTTTGGCTCGTGGGTGATTGGATCAATCCCCATTTGCAACATTTTTTTCCTCATATGAGTGTTCCAATAGTTTTTTATTTCGTTATCGGTCCTTCCTGGAAGATGATTCGCAATCTTCGACCatctataaaagaaaattttaattcaagCGTTACAACAACAATAATCAAAGATTAACATTTTGCATAGTTAGAGATCGTAAGCTGAAGTTCAGACTATATTACCAAAAATGTACAACTGTTGAAGATAATTAAATATACTCGTTGGGTGACAAGGGCCACAAGTTTTAGCactttaaacaaaatttatttgttaaataGTTACATGAAATTTCTAACcaagaccatctccaacccaaacctattttttttgctataatTCCCACAAAAATAGAGTAACTATATTATAGAATAAGTTTTGGTCCAATagtttactctattatagaggagaAAATAGAGAGATTTTACTTTTTCACTTTATAGAGTAAAATATTGGAGCAAAATTTACCCTATAATAAAGTTACTCTATTTTTGTGgaaattatagaggaaaaaataggtTTGGGCTTAAGATGGCCTGATAAAACAAAATCTTACTTGTTGCCAAGAAGGGCATGGAGTTTAACGACAgtactctcttcttcttcggtaAACTCGCCTCTCCGGATATCAGGCCGGAGATAATTCATCCACCGGAGCCGGCAGCTCTTTCCGCAGCGGTTTAGTCCAGCGATGTTAGGAAGTGACCGCCACTTCCCATAACCGTTTTTATCTATATAAGCCACGAGCTTGTAATCTTCTTCGGGCATCCACGGTCCTTTCTTCACGCCTTTGTCTTGATCGCAACACGGTGATCTTCCCATTTTGGTTTGGTATATCTTCTGATTGAGAACTCTAATTTCTTGAAGATTAATGAACTCttatattctttctttttttttatcaaaaactctTATATTCTTTCTTTCGTAGCTCTATACGTTCTAGTGTGTgtgtctatatatatacacacatctGTGCAGATGAGCCATCGCATAACTAAAAGTTATATGCATTCATGagaattttatgtaaatattatttaatagtgtTTGACAAGTCTACAATATAAGAGTCATATGATAAATAagttaaataatcaaaatagtTATAACCAAATTAATCAAGATTAGGTAATGATAATGTGATGTGTAATGGCGTTCGCAGAGTAATTCGTGGGGAATAATGTTCAAATAAAGAATTATTTTCTTATCAAAGAAagaatttttctataaaagaataaaaccatatatatttgttaatagATTTCGTTATTGTGTGTTAGATACTTAGATGCATAAAATGTTTGCCCTAGCGATGCTAGAAAAGGAAATGCAGATGTTTCCTTATAAAAACTCTAGCTGAGTTTGTTACGTACTTTTTCTTGTAGATTCAATACTAAGTATAATATAATTTCCTAATCTAAAACCCAACTAATCTTATAGAAATCACTAAATCAGGTTAACACACCCATATAATTTCCAAAACATGtgattattttgaatatttacatATGTATGTTCTGCTATTAAGATTAAAACctatattgaaagttttgcttaagcacaaaataataaattaaaaagttatttacttttcttctaaagtatatataagtaatatttaatttgattatgcCAAATGATGCTCTCATtgcaatcttcatcaaacttgGAATCTTGTATTTACCATTTTGCACTGATTGCTTCCACCGCATTCAAAGACGCCTCTACCTGCTTCAATGTTTCATTGTTGATGAAAGCCTCCATTTGAATTCAAACGAAGATTACTCTTCTTAATTAATTCACCTAACCGAACCATTCCGGATTTCTAAGCATGATTTGAGAACTATTGTTGACTGAAATTTAAACTGATTTCTCTAACCATTTATGTGAATTCAAACtccaaaaaaaacattcacACGAGATTGATTTTGACTTCAATCAAGATGTTTAATGGAGTAATCACATTTCTGACTTAGATTTAGATGActtttttatacaaaatttagaTGATTCTTTGATACAAAATTTGCAAAATAATTTACACTAGGTTAAGATTCGCGCCTTGCGCaggatgaatattatatatatatatatatatatatatatattacttttatgtattatatgtttttttacatattatgaaataataaatatatattgaataattaaaaatttacaaactATTACGTATAATATAGTTAAATTGGTGCAAATACatagataaattttattaattcatacAAACACTTTTTCCATTTAATATGGtataaaagtaagtttaaatgacattaacatagatatataatacatttttaatattaacatctgttaaaaaatattttatactcatattatttttgatcatttgtatttctttataacaaacattttaaatcactgataacaataaaaaatttgtgggatgtttaatagttttagtaatttataattttaaaaaaaaattcaatacaaagtttaaaatctaaatattaagttgtcaatattttttcaaaatgtttatcaaaaaaattcaaagcaaatttcgaaattaaaatacttatgtattttatatggtatataatttttttaaaaaaattattaatatacatatatataatatttattaaatgagacttcctaCTTATGTAACTTCGTAATCATTTGAATCTTGTTATAACAGAAATTTTAAacatggatcacaaaaatttaaatgtgagtttttaacaactttaatcatttatagttgtttttaaaaactcaaaatataatatatacgaaaaaatcttaatttttattatatagttaatgtggttgtttaatttattttagtaagttaaaattttaaaaaatgatagagaatagactaatttgtatcaaatctttattattcaaaatcattaattgtcatatatactttagccacattaggtaatttcgtgatttttatttaaggaaacaatgaagaacattcatgattaatttatggttagtttaataaaaagcttattatatatttatatggaccaacatatttttctaaggattctatgaatgattgtggtgatgacacgtggctacaaaaatatgttgtaatgcttcttttttaatatataagggattacaAGAAAAATCGATAGCTCATAGCTTTATTTGATTAACTCACTTCTTTTAAAGATATTCTCTCGAGGTTAATTTCCACACTATTCGATAGCGTAAGGAACGCAAACTAGAAAGTGGATTATAAAGTTGGTATATTGCGCTGTATTAATATACTATTGGACATTTGAGAAAATCTTACATGTAATAGAATATTTGTTGTCTTCAAAGGAAATGAGATGGATCACGACAAATTTGAAGAAATATAAAACGAAGTTTCCTTCGGCTGGAGAAAATTTTATCGTAACTTTTAATATAAATACGAGGTTTTGCTCTCACAGAAGATCTTGATTGTATACTTAATGATTATATTGACCGATAATAACTGTCACGGATTAAAAGGTCAATGTTCAGGCTTGATTCACATTTTCAAATTGAAATTAaccaaacatttttgtttatCTCTTTGACTATATATACAATCGTATGAACTAAGGTTTCCCGATAAGTAGCAGCTTATCGTATATAAAAttctttagcaaaaaaaaaaaaaaattcatttcctcTACTTACGTGACACTATCAACACATTACAACGAGTATAAGGCTAAAAATACAATGTGTACTGTAAATGGGAAAATCTTGGAAAATAACTTGTTCAAATAATCTGAACGGCCAATTGTTAATCTATACGTAAAAATATAGTACTAACAAAACTCGAAAATAATTTAAGCAATTGCTTAAAATATATccatttgcaaaaaaaattgaagaaccGCCATATATTCAAGCGAAACATCCGTGAACGCGTCTCTTATAAACACGTTTCGTTTGGCTCAGGGTCGCTTGGGGGATGGGaaggtgtattttttttttttttttgaacaacggGAAGGTGTATATGTTTGGTTATTTCCAGCAAAACAAacattaattgtcatattatAAGTTGTCGTTACATAAAAAAaccatatcttcttcttttttttaccgAACCATATCTTAATTTGACAACACTAAAATTATTTTCGGCCAATAAGTAGTTAAATGTTTAACGAACTTTTTTACGCAATTTAAAAAGACTTGCAAATGTGAATGCGTTTTATCTATACATACAACCGAACAACTATTACTATTTACTATATTgttagtttttaataaatattattattgttgtAGACTGTCAAATGAACATCACCTGGTCGCAGTAGCGACCCTTATGGGAAGCACAACAAGCATCAGTTTCCAGcccactaatttttttttgaaaaaatcagcctttttttaagaacaaatcattgatatatatgttaatttagttacatataatacataataggccaagtttttaaaaattgcttGCGGTGTTTGCCATGTCAGGACTGGTACTGCCTAGTCGTATATGTTTATTGGCCAAAATGAACATCACCTAGTCGTATATACACTTGCAAGTTTACAAGTGCTTGGATACTTAAACCTAGTCGTATATGTTTACTggccaaaaagaagaaaaatgataataaaCATATTAAAGCATATAGTATTCTATATCTGCAAACATTTCgttttttaattctattttaatgtaataagtCTGACTTGATAAACATACCAAATGAAGAAACATAATCATATTACTTTCTttcatttttcatctttttgatattttttctgtCGATGGACATCTCCTATTGTAAGTATAAGGGATTTTGaatattatcttcttcttctttttcttatcattttagtcatttattttgaataatctCTTATATCAAAAAGATATTTATGGAAATGCATTCATTATTAAGTAAGTGCAACAATTCCATTACAAGATCAAATTTCGTCAATCTCATAAtaatgattaataaaataaccgataatttatatattatttactcattctatgttttaataaatgtcaatttgacatttttcacacagattaagaaaatgattgaaatgtatttaaattgttattaattacacctatttgaccaatagtatttgaaataaataaaattatttataaaatcaatgcagtatgcaattaattttcaacggaaagtaaatataatttgcATTAGAATTCTAAAGTGACACTTTTTTATGTaacataaaaaatgttaaaatgacatttattataaaacaaaggaACAACTTTTAGTGGCACAAATGTTCGTTTCTCTTGCCCTTATACAATACTCATACAAGTCCATATTCTGCACCATTTTGGGTGAAACCTTCAGTCCCATTTTCAAGCCAACCACAATTTGTTCTGTACTTCACGTGGCTCTTTAAAAGAAACTGGCCTCTTTCATAATTTATACTCAAAACGCATTATTTTTTCATAAGAACATCAACCTCTTAGCTTTGTTGATAAAATTAAACTGGATTATATTTTATTCTCTAACAAGCTTACTCTACTGGCCGAAGTAAATTCCTCGTGCGTGGTACACACGATTTATGGTTagctttctttattttcttccaCTGCAAGGAACTAACAATCTCTTGTTATATGTCAACGATATTATCTTCACAGCATCATCAACACCACTTCTCAGTTGGATCATTTCTGCTTTTTCCTCGGCATTTGAAATGCAGGATGTTCCATtacttttttgaaatttctgtAAACGTTGGTGAAGGAATCTTTTTTCAATAACAAAGTTTTGCTGCATACATCTTGTATTGTGTCGGCATGACATATTAAATTGTGTCTCACGCTTGTTGACACAA includes:
- the LOC106351734 gene encoding transcription factor MYB39-like, whose product is MGRSPCCDQDKGVKKGPWMPEEDYKLVAYIDKNGYGKWRSLPNIAGLNRCGKSCRLRWMNYLRPDIRRGEFTEEEESTVVKLHALLGNKWSKIANHLPGRTDNEIKNYWNTHMRKKMLQMGIDPITHEPKTNDLSPILDVSQMLAAAIGNGQFGNNTLFNNNIAVEDLLKLQLIHKMLQIITPKAMPNTNSFNTNSLDTKPVANNIKTNPVNPKPEQAAGQLNAIDPHVFTSQIENEDFMPSFEDAWDCFGDNQLPGLVMVSQENLNYQTGAGMMPDYYGDQLREVPSTGSISVTPETSGLNYPGTTQHSSGSNVQEDWEKFLDDETSDSCWKSFLDLTSPTS